Proteins encoded within one genomic window of Bradyrhizobium sp. AZCC 1719:
- a CDS encoding DUF3147 family protein produces the protein MLYFVIKCALSGIIIAAVSEIAKRSPAFAALIVSLPLLSLLSFLWLWHDTGDAERIAGVAESTFWYVLPSLPLFLILPALLRAGVGFWPSLAAGCAVTIVLYFLTAWMLAKFGIRL, from the coding sequence ATGCTCTACTTCGTGATCAAATGCGCCCTGTCCGGCATTATCATCGCGGCGGTGTCGGAAATCGCCAAGCGCAGCCCGGCGTTCGCTGCGCTCATCGTGTCGCTGCCGCTGCTTTCACTGTTGAGCTTCCTGTGGCTCTGGCATGACACCGGCGATGCGGAGCGCATTGCCGGTGTCGCGGAATCGACGTTCTGGTACGTGCTGCCGTCGCTACCGCTCTTCCTGATATTGCCGGCGCTGCTCAGGGCGGGCGTGGGCTTCTGGCCCAGCCTCGCCGCCGGCTGCGCGGTGACGATTGTTCTTTACTTCCTCACCGCCTGGATGCTCGCCAAATTCGGCATTCGCCTTTGA